From one Humulus lupulus chromosome 8, drHumLupu1.1, whole genome shotgun sequence genomic stretch:
- the LOC133797461 gene encoding protein yippee-like At4g27745 yields MEDFVVPRLYSCYKCQNQVSRHDDIVSKDFQAMHGRAFLFSHAMNVVLGPKQDRQLMTGLHTVADVYCKDCGEVLGWKYEKAYEQSQKYKEGKFILEKFKIVKDNW; encoded by the exons ATGGAGGATTTTGTCGTGCCAAGGCTGTACAGCTGTTACAAGTGCCAGAACCAAGTATCTCGTCATGATGATATAGTTTCTAAAGATTTTCAG GCAATGCATGGCAGAGCCTTTCTGTTCTCCCATGCCATGAACGTAGTTCTGGGGCCCAAACAGGACAGGCAGCTTATGACTGGTCTTCACACAGTAGCTGATGTTTACTGCAAGGATTGTGGAGAGGTTTTGGGATGGAAGTATGAGAAGGCTTATGAGCAATCTCAGAAGTACAAAGAAGGAAAATTCATTCTTGAAAAATTCAAGATTGTCAAGGATAACTGGTAG
- the LOC133797460 gene encoding uncharacterized protein LOC133797460 translates to MSIQEFYSVLTDLWEQLALTESAELRAFAPYIARREEQRLVQFLMALRDDFEELRGSILYRSPLPSVDSVVSELLADEIRLKSQAGKGILPAPSPSVLVVPSRHFTHRENKPHTKVGVDECNFCKQKGHWKVQCPKLVNRAPQQQRHQLRPPQFGNQPPHYGSQPQFGNHSQPRPYRPPQFNAAITVPPSDSYDFGVLSSNPTLAALSEQFQKFLTMQPHAMPASSLVGQPPTSTSGSAVLEADWDRS, encoded by the coding sequence ATGAGTATTCAAGAGTTCTATTCAGTTTTGACAGATCTATGGGAACAATTGGCCCTTACTGAATCTGCAGAGTTACGAGCTTTTGCACCATATATTGCTCGTAGGGAGGAACAACGATTGGTTCAGTTTTTGATGGCACTTCGTGATGACTTTGAGGAACTCCGTGGCTCTATTTTGTATCGTTCTCCACTTCCTTCGGTTGATTCAGTAGTCAGTGAACTGTTGGCAGATGAAATTCGTCTTAAGTCTCAAGCAGGAAAAGGCATCCTCCCAGCACCCAGTCCCTCTGTTTTGGTAGTTCCTTCTAGACATTTTACTCACCGTGAGAATAAACCTCACACAAAGGTTGGAGTTGATGAATGCAACTTTTGCAAACAAAAAGGTCACTGGAAAGTTCAGTGTCCTAAATTAGTAAATCGTGCACCTCAGCAACAGAGACATCAACTCAGACCTCCTCAATTCGGTAATCAACCGCCTCACTATGGTAGCCAACCACAGTTTGGCAACCACTCACAACCTCGACCATATCGTCCTCCGCAATTTAATGCCGCTATTACTGTACCTCCATCTGACTCGTATGATTTTGGGGTCTTATCTTCCAATCCTACTCTTGCTGCCCTCTCAGAACAGTTTCAGAAGTTTCTTACCATGCAGCCACATGCCATGCCCGCATCTTCTTTGGTAGGTCAGCCCCCCACTAGCACTTCAG